Proteins co-encoded in one Setaria viridis chromosome 9, Setaria_viridis_v4.0, whole genome shotgun sequence genomic window:
- the LOC117839917 gene encoding probable galacturonosyltransferase 14, whose product MQLRISPSMRSITISSSNGVVDSMKVRVAPQPPPPPPPPLGPGRRGGGGGWGAGWYWRAVAFPAVVALGCLLPFAFILAAVPALEAGGSKCSSIDCLGRRIGPSFLGRQGGDSTRLVQDLYRIFDQVNNEEFPSNEKLPESFRDFLLEMKDNHYDARTFAVRLKATMESMDKEVKRSRLAEQLYKHYAATAIPKGIHCLSLRLTDEYSSNAHARKQLPPPELLPLLSDNSFQHYILASDNILAASVVVSSTVRSSSVPEKVVFHVITDKKTYPGMHSWFALNSISPAIVEVKGVHQFDWLTRENVPVLEAIENHRGVRNHYHGDHGTVSSASDNPRVLASKLQARSPKYISLLNHLRIYLPELFPNLNKVVFLDDDIVVQRDLSPLWEINLEGKVNGAVETCRGEDNWVMSKRFRTYFNFSHPVISRSLDPDECAWAYGMNIFDLAAWRKTNIRDTYHFWLKENLKSGLTLWKFGTLPPALIAFRGHVHGIDPSWHLLGLGYQEKTDIESVRRAAVIHYNGQCKPWLDIAFKNLQPFWAKHVNYSNDFVRNCHILEPQYAKE is encoded by the exons atgCAGCTGCGGATCTCGCCGAGCATGCGCAGCATCACCATCTCCAGCAGCAATGGCGTCGTCGACTCCATGAAGGTGCGCGTCGCGCcgcagccgcccccgccgccgccgccgccgctcgggccGGGCCGccgcggagggggagggggctggGGCGCCGGCTGGTACTGGCGCGCGGTCGCGTTCCCGGCCGTCGTGGCGCTCGGCTGCCTCCTGCCCTTCGCCttcatcctcgccgccgtccccgcgctCGAGGCCGGCGGAAGCAAGTGCTCCTCCATCG ATTGCTTGGGGAGGCGAATAGGGCCTAGTTTCCTGGGTAGGCAGGGGGGTGATTCTACA AGGCTGGTGCAAGATCTGTACAGAATTTTTGATCAAGTTAACAATGAGGAATTCCCTTCCAATGAAAAGTTACCAGAATCATTCAGGGATTTTCTTTTGGAGATGAAGGATAACCATTATGATGCTAGGACATTTGCTGTTAGGTTGAAAGCTACG ATGGAAAGCATGGATAAGGAGGTAAAGAGGTCAAGGTTGGCAGAACAGCTGTATAAACATTATGCTGCAACTGCTATTCCCAAAGGAATCCATTGCTTGTCTCTGCGCCTTACTGATGAATACTCCTCAAATGCTCATGCACGGAAACAGTTGCCACCACCGGAACTGTTACCTTTGCTCTCTGATAATTCCTTCCAGCATTATATTCTAGCCAGTGATAACATTCTTGCTGCTTCAGTTGTTGTCAGCTCAACTGTACGATCCTCCTCAGTGCCTGAGAAAGTAGTCTTTCATGTTATTACTGATAAGAAAACATATCCCGGGATGCATTCATGGTTTGCTCTTAATTCTATATCACCCGCAATAGTTGAAGTAAAAGGTGTTCACCAGTTTGATTGGTTGACAAGAGAAAATGTCCCGGTACTAGAGGCTATAGAAAATCATCGCGGAGTCAGAAATCACTATCATGGAGATCATGGAACAGTTTCCAGTGCAAGTGACAATCCTAGGGTGCTCGCTTCAAAGCTGCAGGCTCGAAGCCCCAAATACATATCCCTGCTGAACCATCTCCGCATTTATTTGCCTGAG CTCTTTCCAAACCTCAACAAGGTGGTCTTCCTTGATGATGACATTGTCGTTCAGCGTGACTTGTCTCCCCTTTGGGAGATCAATCTCGAAGGGAAGGTAAATGGAGCCGTGGAAACTTGCAGAGGTGAAGACAACTGGGTGATGTCTAAGCGTTTCAGGACATATTTCAACTTCTCTCACCCTGTGATATCTCGAAGTCTTGACCCAGATGAATGTGCTTGGGCATATGGGATGAATATCTTTGATCTAGCAGCTTGGAGGAAGACAAATATCAGGGATACATATCATTTCTGGTTGAAGGAG AATCTAAAATCTGGTCTTACTCTCTGGAAATTTGGTACTTTACCACCTGCGCTTATAGCGTTCAGGGGTCATGTGCATGGAATAGATCCATCTTGGCACCTGCTTGGCTTAGGATACCAAGAAAAGACAGATATTGAGAGTGTCAGGAGGGCTGCAGTGATCCATTATAATGGCCAGTGCAAGCCATGGCTAGATATTGCTTTTAAGAACCTACAACCATTCTGGGCAAAGCATGTAAATTACTCCAACGACTTTGTTAGAAACTGCCATATTTTGGAGCCCCAGTATGCCAAAGAGTGA